The region ACGGCGGAACGGCCTAGGCCCCGAGGCGCGCCCGCAGGTGCCTGAGCTGCCGTTCCGCGTGCGCCTTGGGCCAGCTGTGCCCGCTGTAGGGGTACACCGCGATCTCCTTGTCGGCCGCCCGGATCTCGTTGTACGCCGCGTACACGGTCGACGGCGGGCAGATGTCGTCCATCAGCCCGACGCTGACCAGCGTCGCGGCCGTGATCCGGCGGGCCAGCAGCGCGCAGTCGATATAACGGAGCGTGTTCAGCGCCTGCGGGACGAGCTCGACGTTCTCGGCCAGGAACTCCGGGATTTCGGTGTAGGGCGGGTTTGGCGCGAGCGTGATCGCGCGCTCGATGTCGCACAGGAACGGCACGTCGGCGTGGCACACGGCCACCGCGTCC is a window of Mycobacteriales bacterium DNA encoding:
- a CDS encoding acetylxylan esterase — encoded protein: GITTPEEYYYTRMFTDAALAVDTARELAGSSRPVAVSGGSQGGALALAAAALRPDAVAVCHADVPFLCDIERAITLAPNPPYTEIPEFLAENVELVPQALNTLRYIDCALLARRITAATLVSVGLMDDICPPSTVYAAYNEIRAADKEIAVYPYSGHSWPKAHAERQLRHLRARLGA